The Vibrio chagasii genome includes a region encoding these proteins:
- a CDS encoding electron transport complex subunit E, translating to MSDHKTLIKNGMWANNPALVQLLGLCPLLAVSSTVTNALGLGIATLLVLVGSNVAVSLVRNHVPKEVRIPVFVMIIASLVTCVQLLMNAYAYGLYLSLGIFIPLIVTNCIIIGRAEAFASKNEVLPAAQDGFWMGLGMTSVLVVLGAMREIIGNGTLFDGADLLLGDWASALRIEIFQFDNSFLLALLPPGAFIGVGFLIALKNIIDHQAKSKQPKPEKPVIERARVTNA from the coding sequence ATGAGTGATCATAAAACACTAATCAAAAATGGCATGTGGGCCAATAACCCTGCCCTAGTACAGCTACTTGGCTTGTGTCCGCTATTGGCTGTCTCTTCAACGGTGACCAACGCACTTGGGCTCGGTATTGCCACGCTACTTGTATTAGTCGGTTCGAACGTTGCCGTTTCTCTGGTTCGTAACCACGTGCCAAAAGAAGTGCGTATTCCAGTATTCGTGATGATCATTGCATCACTGGTAACGTGTGTTCAGCTGCTGATGAATGCTTACGCTTATGGCCTGTACCTATCTCTCGGTATCTTCATCCCACTGATCGTAACCAACTGTATCATCATTGGTCGAGCAGAAGCCTTCGCTTCAAAAAATGAAGTATTACCTGCCGCTCAAGATGGCTTCTGGATGGGTCTTGGTATGACATCAGTATTGGTGGTACTGGGCGCAATGCGTGAAATCATTGGTAATGGCACCCTATTTGATGGCGCAGATCTGCTGCTTGGTGATTGGGCATCAGCCTTAAGAATCGAAATTTTCCAATTTGATAACAGCTTCTTGCTGGCTCTACTTCCACCGGGTGCATTTATTGGTGTTGGTTTCTTGATAGCGTTGAAAAACATCATCGATCATCAAGCGAAATCGAAACAACCAAAGCCAGAAAAACCTGTTATTGAGCGTGCCCGCGTGACTAATGCTTAA
- a CDS encoding DUF2753 domain-containing protein, protein MISEWEKHTLLADTALQLDDPIRSILHYQQALNLSEEITERTDIEADERLLISVISCHNLAQFWRWAGDTEYELKYLQLASEKVLTLIPQCPNTQCASFIDSIGCCKKALIDFMKRHPNPKIASMVEKIDTATNCEMIARFRLN, encoded by the coding sequence ATGATTAGCGAATGGGAAAAACACACGTTACTCGCCGATACGGCATTGCAGCTCGACGATCCTATACGAAGTATTCTTCATTATCAGCAGGCACTGAACCTAAGTGAGGAGATTACTGAGCGTACAGATATAGAGGCCGATGAGCGGTTACTGATCTCGGTGATATCTTGTCATAACCTTGCGCAATTCTGGCGCTGGGCGGGTGATACCGAGTATGAACTTAAATACCTTCAACTAGCTTCAGAGAAAGTACTGACTCTGATCCCCCAGTGTCCCAATACACAATGTGCTAGCTTTATTGATTCTATTGGCTGTTGTAAAAAAGCACTTATCGATTTCATGAAACGCCATCCAAACCCTAAAATTGCCTCTATGGTGGAAAAGATCGATACCGCGACCAACTGCGAGATGATTGCTCGTTTCCGCCTGAACTAA
- a CDS encoding IS4 family transposase codes for MSLESQLANTFQSCNTFHHFEKYSEILSPELIQQGFEQAGVATVRRRRLPLEAVLWSVVGMSLFRQQSVWDIANQLDIVLPDRQRFVAPSAVVQARQRLGEEGVKQVFKKMATHGYHSSNFETWCGLNLLSVDGVVWRTTDTPENHQEFKAQSNQSSENIYPKVRMVCLMELTSHQLIDSTFSDYRTSEMRLAEELIEQTPDHSLTIFDKGYYSLGLLNRWNKVGKERHWMLPVRKDFQYEVVHKYSQSDAIVDIKTTPQARKKFSDLPETIEARLVSKIIKGKTYQVLTSMRDGLRFPGEDIVELYRYRWEIELGYREMKQTLLDSEYTLRSKRPDMVKQELWGILLAYNLIRQVMTKAAIKLDSVWPNQLSFTSSAMAVTQYFAALPLTSPGKLPKHYEVLLKQISMFTLPPRREDRSYPRWVKLKPQKYATNRKNASQLN; via the coding sequence ATGTCTTTAGAAAGCCAACTTGCCAATACTTTTCAGTCGTGTAATACCTTCCACCACTTTGAAAAATACTCTGAAATTCTTAGTCCAGAGCTTATCCAGCAAGGTTTTGAGCAAGCTGGCGTCGCAACCGTTAGAAGAAGACGGTTACCTTTGGAGGCCGTACTTTGGTCCGTTGTTGGAATGAGTCTCTTTCGTCAACAATCTGTTTGGGATATTGCTAACCAACTCGATATTGTCCTGCCAGACAGACAACGCTTTGTTGCCCCAAGTGCTGTTGTTCAAGCGAGACAGAGATTAGGCGAAGAAGGCGTTAAACAAGTCTTTAAGAAGATGGCTACGCATGGCTATCACTCGTCTAATTTCGAAACTTGGTGTGGACTAAACCTTCTATCCGTCGATGGTGTCGTTTGGAGAACGACAGATACACCTGAAAATCATCAAGAGTTTAAAGCACAGAGCAATCAATCATCGGAGAATATTTACCCTAAGGTACGTATGGTTTGCTTGATGGAGCTTACAAGTCATCAACTAATCGATAGTACATTCTCTGACTATCGCACCAGCGAAATGCGCCTTGCAGAAGAACTCATCGAACAAACCCCCGATCATTCGCTGACTATTTTTGACAAAGGATACTACTCTCTAGGGCTACTTAATCGCTGGAATAAGGTAGGCAAAGAAAGGCATTGGATGCTTCCTGTGAGAAAAGACTTCCAGTATGAAGTCGTTCATAAATACAGTCAGAGTGACGCTATCGTTGATATAAAAACGACACCTCAGGCAAGAAAGAAGTTCAGTGATCTCCCTGAGACAATAGAAGCAAGGTTAGTGTCGAAAATCATCAAAGGGAAGACATATCAGGTACTTACATCAATGCGTGATGGGTTACGCTTTCCTGGTGAAGACATCGTAGAGCTTTATCGCTATCGTTGGGAAATCGAATTAGGCTATCGGGAAATGAAGCAAACCTTGCTTGATAGTGAGTATACATTACGAAGTAAGCGCCCAGATATGGTCAAGCAGGAGCTCTGGGGGATTTTGCTCGCCTATAACCTTATAAGACAAGTTATGACAAAGGCTGCGATTAAATTAGATAGCGTCTGGCCAAATCAATTAAGCTTTACGAGTAGTGCTATGGCTGTGACTCAATACTTCGCGGCTTTACCTTTAACGAGTCCTGGAAAACTTCCTAAACATTATGAAGTCTTACTCAAGCAAATATCCATGTTTACCCTGCCACCTCGAAGAGAAGATAGAAGTTACCCTCGTTGGGTGAAACTGAAACCCCAAAAATATGCAACGAACAGGAAAAATGCCAGTCAGCTTAACTGA
- the rnt gene encoding ribonuclease T, with protein sequence MIVENEALTLKKRFRGYFPVVIDVETAGFNAETDALLEICAITLKMDENGDLQPASTLHFHIEPFEGANIEQAALDFNGIKDPFSPLRGAVSEQEALKEIYKLVRKEQKASDCSRAIMVAHNATFDLNFVNAASERCKLKRVPFHPFATFDTAALSGLAYGQTVLAKACRTAGMDFDNKEAHSALYDTQKTAELFCGIVNKWKALGGWPLVDEE encoded by the coding sequence ATGATTGTAGAAAACGAAGCTCTGACCCTAAAAAAACGCTTCCGTGGCTATTTTCCAGTGGTCATCGACGTGGAAACCGCAGGGTTTAACGCAGAAACCGATGCATTATTAGAAATCTGTGCCATTACATTAAAAATGGATGAGAACGGAGATCTGCAGCCTGCATCAACGCTTCATTTTCACATTGAGCCTTTTGAAGGCGCAAATATAGAGCAGGCAGCATTAGACTTTAACGGAATTAAAGACCCATTTAGCCCATTACGCGGCGCAGTGTCTGAACAAGAAGCCCTTAAAGAAATCTACAAACTAGTGAGAAAAGAACAAAAAGCTTCTGATTGCAGTCGTGCAATCATGGTCGCTCACAATGCTACATTCGATTTAAACTTCGTTAATGCAGCAAGTGAGCGCTGTAAGCTTAAACGCGTCCCTTTCCATCCATTTGCTACTTTTGACACTGCAGCCCTTAGTGGTCTTGCCTATGGTCAAACCGTTTTGGCTAAAGCTTGCCGCACTGCAGGGATGGATTTTGACAACAAAGAAGCACACTCTGCTTTGTATGATACGCAAAAAACCGCTGAGTTATTTTGCGGCATAGTAAACAAATGGAAAGCCCTTGGTGGTTGGCCGCTTGTTGACGAAGAATAA
- the nth gene encoding endonuclease III, whose amino-acid sequence MNNVKRVQILERLRENNPKPETELNWSSPFELLIAVLLSAQATDVSVNKATDKLYPVANTPQAIFDLGVDGLKEYIKTIGLFNSKAENTIKTCRMLLDLHNGEVPEDRAALEALPGVGRKTANVVLNTAFGWPTIAVDTHIYRVSNRTKLAMGKTVDDVEAKLLKVVPKEFKLDVHHWLILHGRYTCVARKPRCGSCIIEDLCEFKEKTDV is encoded by the coding sequence ATGAACAATGTAAAACGAGTACAAATACTTGAGCGTTTGAGGGAAAACAACCCAAAGCCAGAGACTGAGCTAAATTGGAGTAGCCCTTTCGAACTCCTAATTGCGGTGCTCTTGTCTGCACAGGCAACTGACGTCAGCGTGAACAAAGCCACAGATAAGCTTTATCCTGTTGCTAATACCCCACAAGCGATTTTTGACCTAGGTGTCGATGGCCTGAAAGAGTACATCAAGACTATCGGTCTATTTAATTCGAAAGCAGAAAACACCATTAAGACATGTCGTATGCTGCTTGATCTTCATAATGGTGAAGTGCCAGAAGATCGCGCCGCACTGGAAGCCCTGCCTGGTGTTGGCCGTAAAACTGCGAACGTAGTTTTGAATACCGCTTTCGGCTGGCCAACTATTGCCGTTGATACTCACATTTATCGCGTATCGAACCGAACTAAACTCGCGATGGGTAAGACAGTCGATGATGTCGAAGCCAAGCTACTTAAAGTAGTGCCAAAAGAGTTCAAACTGGATGTCCACCACTGGCTCATTCTTCATGGACGTTACACCTGTGTCGCGCGTAAGCCTCGCTGTGGCAGCTGTATTATTGAAGACCTGTGTGAGTTCAAAGAAAAAACCGACGTCTAA
- a CDS encoding DsbA family protein — MDVKLHYVHDPMCSWCWGYKPTLELLKQQLPASIEFNYVVGGLAPDSDEPMSEEMKSKLQAIWKQIEAKLGTEFNHEFWTECKPVRSTYPACRAVIAAGFQDHYEQMLEAIQHAYYLRAMLPHSEETHKQLAEELGMNVQQFENDLAGKLLEGELEDQLSFKHAMGVNSYPTLMLEVDGIFTEVELDYHSSETTLKSIREVLVKSAPTV, encoded by the coding sequence ATGGATGTAAAACTGCATTATGTACATGATCCAATGTGCAGCTGGTGTTGGGGATATAAGCCGACACTGGAGTTACTAAAACAACAATTGCCTGCGAGTATTGAGTTTAACTACGTAGTCGGTGGTTTGGCTCCGGACTCTGACGAGCCAATGTCAGAAGAGATGAAAAGTAAGCTGCAAGCTATTTGGAAGCAGATCGAAGCTAAGTTAGGTACTGAGTTCAATCATGAATTTTGGACTGAGTGTAAACCTGTTCGCAGCACTTACCCTGCGTGTCGCGCTGTTATTGCTGCAGGTTTCCAAGATCACTACGAGCAGATGCTTGAAGCGATTCAACACGCATACTACTTGCGTGCGATGCTGCCGCACAGTGAAGAGACTCATAAGCAATTGGCTGAAGAGCTAGGCATGAATGTTCAGCAATTCGAGAATGACCTTGCTGGTAAGTTACTAGAGGGTGAACTAGAAGATCAGCTGAGCTTCAAACATGCGATGGGTGTGAATTCTTACCCAACCCTAATGCTTGAAGTTGACGGTATCTTCACTGAAGTCGAGCTGGATTACCACTCATCAGAAACGACACTGAAGTCGATTCGAGAAGTTCTAGTAAAGAGCGCTCCTACCGTTTAA
- a CDS encoding Na+/H+ antiporter family protein: MNPVVISVCIMLVLALMRVNVVVALTFSAIIGGVASGMSLNDAVAAFESGLGGGATIALSYAMLGTFAVAISRSGITDLLAQSVIKRIHGKENSAASTGLKYGILASLILVTMSSQNVIPVHIAFIPILIPPLLGVFAKMNLDRRLVACVLTFGLITPYMVLPIGFGGIFLNNILLKNLHDNGLESVVASQVPTAMLLPAAGMIFGLLTAVFFTYRKPRQYKETSHTVVSTEAKQINKKHILVAAAGIVAALTVQLSTGSMIIGALAGFMVFTFGGVIAWKETQDVFTKGVHMMAMIGFIMIAAAGFAAVMKQTGGVESLVEALSTSIGDNKPLAALLMLVVGLLVTMGIGSSFSTIPILATIYVPLAAAFGFSPMATIALVGTAAALGDAGSPASDSTLGPTSGLNADGQHEHVWETVVPTFLHYNIPLIVFGWIAAMVL; this comes from the coding sequence ATGAATCCTGTTGTAATTTCAGTTTGCATCATGCTTGTTTTAGCTTTGATGCGCGTAAACGTAGTCGTTGCTCTGACGTTCAGTGCAATTATCGGTGGCGTAGCCTCTGGTATGAGCTTGAACGACGCAGTCGCGGCTTTCGAAAGTGGATTAGGCGGCGGTGCAACGATTGCACTTAGCTATGCCATGCTTGGTACATTCGCTGTTGCTATCTCACGTTCTGGTATCACAGACTTACTTGCTCAAAGTGTTATTAAACGCATTCACGGCAAAGAGAACAGTGCGGCATCGACTGGTCTTAAATACGGCATCCTTGCGTCTTTGATCTTAGTGACCATGTCTTCGCAAAACGTGATTCCAGTACATATCGCCTTCATCCCAATTTTAATCCCACCTCTATTGGGCGTATTCGCAAAAATGAATCTAGACCGTCGTCTGGTTGCGTGTGTGCTTACTTTTGGTCTGATTACGCCATACATGGTATTGCCGATCGGTTTTGGTGGCATCTTCCTAAACAACATCCTGCTTAAGAACCTTCACGACAACGGTCTTGAAAGCGTCGTTGCGAGCCAAGTTCCAACGGCTATGTTGCTACCAGCTGCGGGTATGATCTTCGGTCTTCTGACGGCAGTGTTCTTCACTTACCGTAAGCCTCGCCAATACAAAGAAACCTCTCACACGGTCGTTTCAACTGAAGCAAAACAGATCAACAAGAAGCACATCCTAGTAGCGGCAGCTGGTATTGTTGCAGCACTAACGGTTCAGCTATCGACGGGTTCAATGATCATCGGTGCACTTGCTGGCTTCATGGTATTCACTTTCGGTGGTGTAATCGCTTGGAAAGAGACACAAGACGTCTTCACCAAGGGCGTACACATGATGGCAATGATCGGTTTCATCATGATTGCAGCGGCAGGTTTCGCGGCAGTTATGAAGCAAACAGGTGGCGTTGAATCTTTGGTTGAAGCACTTTCAACAAGCATCGGCGACAATAAGCCTCTAGCTGCACTACTTATGCTAGTGGTTGGTCTACTGGTAACCATGGGTATCGGTTCTTCGTTCTCTACGATCCCAATCCTTGCAACTATCTACGTTCCACTAGCGGCAGCATTTGGTTTCTCCCCTATGGCAACCATCGCTCTAGTAGGTACAGCGGCAGCACTTGGTGATGCAGGCTCTCCGGCTTCTGACTCAACGTTAGGTCCAACGTCTGGTCTTAATGCTGATGGCCAACACGAGCACGTATGGGAAACCGTTGTACCGACATTCCTACACTACAACATCCCACTGATCGTATTCGGTTGGATTGCAGCTATGGTTTTGTAG
- the motY gene encoding flagellar protein MotY, giving the protein MKKQLITGSMLFSLLMSSSAMAQEKRYGASPQQSTWEMVANTPLECRLVHPIPNFGDAEFSSRASKKIILDFELKMRRPMGATRNVSLISMPPPWRPGESADRMTTIKFFQQFDGYVGGQTAWGILSELEKGRYPTFSYQEWQSRDQRIEVSLSSVLFQEKYNVFSDCVANLLPYSFEDISFTILHYDRNSDQLNKSSRKRLSQIADYVRYNQDIDLVLVATYTDSVDSKGISQNLSERRAESLREYFKSLGLPEDRIQVQGYGKRRPIADNNSPIGKDKNRRVVISLGRTQV; this is encoded by the coding sequence ATGAAGAAACAACTCATAACAGGTTCAATGCTATTTTCGCTACTTATGTCGTCATCAGCCATGGCACAAGAAAAGCGTTACGGAGCATCTCCTCAACAGTCGACATGGGAGATGGTGGCCAACACGCCATTAGAGTGCCGCTTAGTGCATCCGATCCCTAACTTCGGTGATGCTGAATTCTCATCCCGTGCGAGTAAAAAAATTATTTTAGATTTTGAGCTAAAAATGCGTCGCCCAATGGGCGCGACTCGTAATGTTAGCTTGATCTCGATGCCACCACCCTGGCGTCCAGGCGAGAGTGCCGATCGCATGACAACCATCAAGTTCTTCCAGCAATTTGATGGTTATGTTGGCGGGCAAACGGCTTGGGGGATCTTGAGTGAGTTAGAGAAAGGGCGCTATCCAACATTCAGCTACCAAGAGTGGCAGAGTCGAGATCAACGAATCGAAGTGTCGTTGTCATCGGTGTTGTTCCAAGAAAAATACAATGTGTTCAGTGATTGTGTTGCTAACCTGCTGCCTTACAGCTTTGAAGATATCTCTTTCACTATTTTGCATTACGACCGCAACAGCGATCAATTGAACAAGTCGTCACGTAAAAGGCTGAGTCAGATTGCTGATTATGTTCGTTACAACCAAGACATCGATCTTGTGCTGGTGGCAACGTACACCGACTCTGTCGACAGCAAAGGCATTAGTCAAAACCTTTCAGAGCGCAGAGCGGAATCGTTAAGAGAGTACTTTAAATCTCTAGGCTTGCCAGAAGACCGTATCCAAGTACAAGGCTATGGTAAACGTCGCCCGATTGCAGACAATAACTCGCCAATTGGTAAAGACAAGAACCGACGCGTTGTGATCTCTTTAGGTAGAACGCAGGTTTAG
- the rsxG gene encoding electron transport complex subunit RsxG: MLNAIKKNGLVLAIFACASTGLVAVTHYLTKDQIKQQEQAQLLSVLNQVIPHDLHDNELFSSCTLVQAEELGTEKAMPAYIAKINGEPSAIAIEAIAPDGYNGAIKVIVGMKIDGTILGTRVLSHQETPGLGDKIDLRVSDWILSFAGKQVTDSNLDRWKVRKDGGDFDQFTGATITPRAVVKSVKQAVQYVNQNNQAFLAQPLNCGGE, translated from the coding sequence ATGCTAAATGCTATTAAGAAAAACGGCCTTGTGCTCGCGATTTTTGCCTGTGCATCGACAGGTTTAGTGGCCGTAACCCACTACCTAACAAAAGATCAGATCAAACAGCAAGAACAGGCTCAGTTGCTATCTGTACTTAACCAGGTGATCCCACACGATCTTCACGACAACGAACTGTTTTCGTCTTGTACTTTGGTTCAAGCAGAAGAGCTTGGTACAGAGAAAGCGATGCCCGCTTACATCGCCAAAATCAATGGTGAGCCAAGCGCGATTGCGATCGAGGCAATTGCACCAGACGGTTATAACGGTGCGATTAAGGTGATCGTCGGTATGAAAATCGACGGTACTATTTTAGGCACTCGTGTACTTTCCCACCAAGAAACTCCAGGATTAGGTGATAAGATTGATCTACGTGTGAGTGATTGGATTCTTTCGTTTGCTGGTAAACAAGTAACAGACTCTAATCTTGACCGTTGGAAGGTTCGTAAAGACGGTGGTGACTTCGACCAATTTACTGGCGCGACCATTACCCCTAGAGCGGTAGTGAAATCTGTCAAACAAGCGGTTCAGTACGTTAACCAAAACAACCAAGCATTTCTTGCTCAACCTCTAAATTGCGGTGGTGAATAA
- the gloA gene encoding lactoylglutathione lyase, giving the protein MSNGRILHTMLRVGDLDKSIEFYTNVMGMQLLRKNENKEYEYTLAFVGFGDESQGAVIELTYNWGTTEYDLGSAFGHVAIGVDDIYTTCDAIKAAGGNVTREPGPVKGGSTHIAFVKDPDGYMIELIQNKQASAGLEG; this is encoded by the coding sequence ATGTCAAACGGTCGTATTTTACACACCATGCTACGCGTGGGTGATCTAGATAAGTCTATCGAGTTCTACACAAACGTAATGGGCATGCAGCTATTACGTAAGAACGAAAACAAAGAGTACGAATACACGCTAGCTTTCGTTGGCTTTGGTGACGAGTCGCAAGGTGCAGTGATTGAGCTGACATACAACTGGGGTACGACTGAATACGACCTTGGTTCTGCTTTCGGCCACGTAGCTATCGGTGTTGATGATATCTACACAACGTGTGACGCGATTAAAGCAGCAGGCGGTAACGTGACTCGTGAACCAGGCCCAGTAAAAGGCGGTTCTACACACATCGCATTCGTTAAAGATCCTGACGGCTACATGATCGAACTGATTCAAAACAAACAAGCAAGCGCAGGTCTAGAAGGTTAA